One genomic segment of Tripterygium wilfordii isolate XIE 37 chromosome 9, ASM1340144v1, whole genome shotgun sequence includes these proteins:
- the LOC120004966 gene encoding golgin candidate 1-like isoform X3 has translation MASWLKAAEDLFEVVDRRAKFVVNELSEEQSSTQSPASNGQGSQAKRAVLKAKAKKRLSTNESPKSTDTSLGQSNLQTSHETSDKDGGNFSVEKDGTPSDNSIAQTISDTQLSTEKDVSSTISAEAIADDMVEHDAYHVEAPTTVIDVDAAISIPNGNENASDVAVHIPSLPSPAKEIEVVTEVHPSDACQDIKSGDADVLSTIAEENSQSLATDSPVNEKVQSNDTDKIETLVSRMKKQEHKADGSKVQDQLEEAQGLLKTAVVTGQSKEARLARACTGLSSRLQEYKSENAQLEELLAAERELSKSYEDHIKQLQQDLSSCKKEVSKVESNMADALEAKNAEIEALVNSMDGLKRQATLSEGNLASLQADMEYIRRNRELTETRMIQALREELASVERRAEDERAAHNATKKAAMEREVELEHRAIEASTALARTQRIADERTAKATELEQKVALLEVECASLNQELQETEARARRGQKKSTEGASQAVQMQAWQEEVERARQGQRDAESKLSYLEAEVQKMRVEMAAMKRDAEHYSRHEHMELEKRYRELTDLLYYKQTQLEAMASEKAAADFQLEKELKRLQEAQVDAERSKASRRVSSSSWEEDTEIKALEPLPMHHCHMAGARMQKAAKLLDSGAVRATRFLWRYPTARVTLLFYLVFVHLFLMYLLHRLQEQAEDNFSAREVAESMGLATPTLP, from the exons ATGGCTTCGTGGCTCAAAGCCGCAGAAG ATTTGTTTGAAGTGGTAGATCGAAGGGCAAAGTTTGTTGTTAACGAATTGTCAGAGGAGCAATCCAGTACTCAGTCACCAG CTTCTAATGGACAAGGATCTCAAGCTAAGAGGGCAGTGTTGAAGGCAAAG GCTAAGAAAAGGCTTTCCACAAATGAATCTCCTAAAAGTACGGACACTAGTTTGGGGCAAAGCAATTTGCAAACATCACACGAGACCTCTGATAAAGATGGGGGCAATTTTTCAGTTGAAAAAGACGGGACCCCTTCTGATAACTCCATTGCCCAAACAATTAGTGATACACAATTGAGCACAGAGAAAGATGTCTCCAGCACTATATCAGCTGAGGCAATAGCTGACGACATGGTTGAGCATGACGCTTACCATGTGGAAGCCCCTACAACTGTTATTGACGTGGATGCTGCCATATCAATTCCTAATGGTAATGAAAATGCTTCAGATGTTGCTGTACATATTCCTTCTTTGCCATCACCTGCAAAAGAAATTGAGGTTGTCACTGAAGTTCATCCGAGTGATGCTTGTCAAGATATCAAGTCAGGGGATGCAGATGTTCTTTCAACAATTGCTGAAGAGAATTCCCAATCTTTAGCTACTGATTCTCCTGTTAATGAAAAAGTTCAGTCAAACGACACTGATAAGATTGAAACTCTTGTCAGTCGAATGAAAAAACAGGAACATAAAGCTGATGGTTCTAAAGTACAGGACCAACTTGAGGAG GCTCAAGGACTGCTTAAAACTGCAGTTGTCACTGGACAGTCAAAAGAGGCAAGGTTAGCTCGG GCGTGTACTGGACTTTCATCCCGTCTTCAAGAATACAAATCTGAAAATGCACAACTGGAGGAACTTCTTGCTGCAGAG CGGGAATTGAGCAAGTCATATGAAGACCACATAAAGCAGCTGCAGCAAGATTTGTCTTCATGTAAGAAAGAGGTTTCAAAAGTAGAGTCAAATATGGCCGACGCTTTGGAAGCAAAGAATGCAGAAATTGAGGCACTcgtcaattctatggatggacttAAGAGACAGGCTACATTATCCGAGGGAAATTTGGCTTCATTGCAG GCGGACATGGAGTATATTAGGAGGAATAGGGAATTGACGGAGACGAGGATGATACAG GCTCTACGGGAAGAACTTGCCTCTGTAGAGCGAAGAGCAGAGGATGAGCGTGCTGCACATAATGCCACCAAAAAG GCAGCAATGGAACGTGAAGTGGAACTGGAACATAGAGCTATTGAAGCTTCCACTGCACTTGCTAGGACCCAG CGAATCGCAGACGAGAGAACAGCGAAGGCAACAGAACTTGAGCAGAAGGTTGCTCTGCTTGAG GTAGAGTGTGCATCTTTAAATCAAGAACTGCAAGAGACGGAGGCCCGAGCACGCCGTGGACAAAAAAAGTCCACTGAAGGGGCTAGTCAAGCAGTACAG ATGCAGGCATGGCAGGAAGAAGTGGAACGTGCGCGCCAAGGTCAGAGAGATGCTGAGAGCAAGCTTTCTTATTTGGAG GCTGAAGTACAAAAGATGAGGGTTGAAATGGCTGCCATGAAGAGGGATGCTGAGCATTATTCACGTCAT GAGCATATGGAGCTTGAGAAACGATACCGTGAACTAACAGATTTACTG TACTACAAGCAAACACAGTTGGAAGCCATGGCTAGTGAGAAGGCTGCAGCAGATTTTCAGTTGGAGAAGGAACTAAAGCGTCTGCAAGAAGCACAG GTAGATGCTGAAAGAAGTAAAGCTTCTCGTCgggtatcatcatcatcttgggAAGAAGACACTGAAATAAAGGCTCTTGA GCCTCTGCCCATGCATCACTGTCATATGGCCGGGGCAAGAATGCAG AAGGCTGCAAAATTATTGGACTCTGGGGCTGTCCGGGCCACAAGATTTCTTTGGCGGTATCCCACAGCTCGAGTCACCCTGCTTTTCTATCTG GTATTTGTGCATCTCTTCTTGATGTATCTGTTGCATCGTCTTCAG GAACAAGCGGAGGACAATTTTTCTGCTAGAGAAGTTGCAGAATCTATGGGTCTTGCCACCCCTACATTACCGTGA
- the LOC120004754 gene encoding pentatricopeptide repeat-containing protein At1g77170, mitochondrial, translating into MKGLQTEQNQFACNNGFDYPGRERIGINEECFSYWAFRCVDLGPGFMTRYGPISFVLANFASFVRSPADIQLMTPLQSLLLRRSISQARKYMILSVHFNRSLASIDTYVHAVHTMQSNPVSVDSALDPAKVIATKLSNCSNLQELNQIYANIIRTQMLESHSAPFHWNNIMRSYTRLEAPQKALHVFIAMLRAGVSPDCYTLPIILKVVCQLFAAGLDGQLHSMALKLGLQSHEYCESGFINLYGKSGNFENALQVFEENPDRKLGSWNAIISIFRHGARAREVIEMFMEMRRCGFEPDDVTMVGVTSACGSLGDLDLAYQLHKCVLQAKTFEKSDILMLNSLIDMYGKCGRMDLGRKVFSHMDERNVSSWTSMIVGYAMHGHVNEALECFRCMREAGVRPNNVTFIGLLSACVHGGTVQEGKYYFDMMNNVYGIKPQLQHYGCMVDLLGRAGLLEEARKMIEEMPMRANVVIWGCLMGACEKYGDVKMGEVVAKHLQELEPWNDGAHVVLSNIYASRGLWEEVERIRREMKQSDLEKIPGYSLATRSD; encoded by the coding sequence ATGAAAGGTTTGCAAACAGAGCAGAATCAGTTTGCCTGTAATAATGGCTTCGATTACCCGGGGAGAGAACGAATCGGAATCAATGAAGAATGTTTCTCGTATTGGGCCTTTCGATGTGTGGACCTTGGTCCGGGCTTCATGACTCGTTACGGCCCAATATCATTCGTTTTAGCCAACTTCGCTTCTTTCGTGAGGAGTCCTGCCGATATCCAACTAATGACTCCTCTTCAGTCTCTCCTTCTCCGGCGGTCAATAAGCCAAGCACGCAAGTATATGATCCTCTCTGTTCATTTCAATCGCAGTCTTGCTTCAATAGACACATATGTTCATGCTGTTCACACTATGCAATCAAACCCAGTATCCGTAGATTCAGCACTAGATCCAGCCAAAGTCATTGCAACCAAATTATCAAACTGTAGTAACTTACAAGAGTTGAACCAAATTTACGCCAATATCATCCGAACCCAAATGCTTGAATCACACTCTGCCCCATTTCACTGGAACAACATTATGAGATCATACACCAGGCTAGAAGCCCCACAAAAGGCGCTTCACGTCTTCATAGCTATGTTGCGAGCCGGTGTCTCTCCTGATTGCTACACGCTACCAATTATTctaaaagttgtgtgccaactTTTCGCCGCCGGCCTTGACGGTCAGCTTCACTCCATGGCTTTAAAGCTCGGGCTCCAGTCTCACGAGTACTGCGAGAGTGGGTTCATTAATTTGTATGGTAAATCGGGAAATTTTGAAAATGCTCTTCAAGTGTTTGAAGAAAATCCTGACAGAAAGTTGGGTTCGTGGAATGCCATAATATCGATTTTTCGCCATGGTGCTCGTGCCAGGGAGGTAATAGAGATGTTTATGGAGATGAGGAGATGTGGGTTTGAGCCGGATGATGTCACTATGGTTGGTGTAACTTCTGCTTGTGGGAGTTTAGGGGACTTAGACTTAGCTTATCAGTTGCATAAGTGTGTTCTACAAGCTAAAACCTTTGAGAAATCAGATATTCTGATGTTGAATTCGCTAATAGATATGTACGGAAAATGTGGCCGGATGGACTTGGGACGTAAAGTGTTTTCGCATATGGATGAACGCAATGTATCATCATGGACATCAATGATAGTGGGGTATGCAATGCACGGCCATGTTAATGAAGCACTTGAATGCTTTCGGTGCATGAGAGAGGCCGGCGTGAGGCCAAACAATGTGACCTTCATTGGGTTGCTAAGTGCGTGTGTGCATGGCGGTACAGTACAAGAGGGCAAGTATTATTTTGATATGATGAATAACGTTTACGGAATAAAGCCCCAGCTACAGCATTACGGATGCATGGTGGATCTCCTTGGCCGAGCAGGGTTGTTGGAGGAAGCAAGAAAGATGATAGAGGAGATGCCAATGAGAGCGAATGTTGTGATATGGGGGTGTTTGATGGGTGCCTGTGAGAAATATGGTGATGTGaagatgggagaggtggtggcTAAGCATTTACAGGAATTGGAACCTTGGAATGATGGGGCTCATGTGGTTCTATCCAATATCTACGCCAGTAGAGGTTTGTGGGAAGAAGTTGAGAGGATAAGAAGGGAAATGAAGCAGAGTGATCTTGAAAAGATTCCAGGCTATAGTTTGGCGACAAGATCAGATTGA
- the LOC120004966 gene encoding golgin candidate 1-like isoform X2, whose translation MASWLKAAEDLFEVVDRRAKFVVNELSEEQSSTQSPASNGQGSQAKRAVLKAKAKKRLSTNESPKSTDTSLGQSNLQTSHETSDKDGGNFSVEKDGTPSDNSIAQTISDTQLSTEKDVSSTISAEAIADDMVEHDAYHVEAPTTVIDVDAAISIPNGNENASDVAVHIPSLPSPAKEIEVVTEVHPSDACQDIKSGDADVLSTIAEENSQSLATDSPVNEKVQSNDTDKIETLVSRMKKQEHKADGSKVQDQLEEAQGLLKTAVVTGQSKEARLARACTGLSSRLQEYKSENAQLEELLAAERELSKSYEDHIKQLQQDLSSCKKEVSKVESNMADALEAKNAEIEALVNSMDGLKRQATLSEGNLASLQADMEYIRRNRELTETRMIQALREELASVERRAEDERAAHNATKKAAMEREVELEHRAIEASTALARTQRIADERTAKATELEQKVALLEVECASLNQELQETEARARRGQKKSTEGASQAVQAWQEEVERARQGQRDAESKLSYLEAEVQKMRVEMAAMKRDAEHYSRHEHMELEKRYRELTDLLYYKQTQLEAMASEKAAADFQLEKELKRLQEAQVDAERSKASRRVSSSSWEEDTEIKALEPLPMHHCHMAGARMQLQKAAKLLDSGAVRATRFLWRYPTARVTLLFYLVFVHLFLMYLLHRLQEQAEDNFSAREVAESMGLATPTLP comes from the exons ATGGCTTCGTGGCTCAAAGCCGCAGAAG ATTTGTTTGAAGTGGTAGATCGAAGGGCAAAGTTTGTTGTTAACGAATTGTCAGAGGAGCAATCCAGTACTCAGTCACCAG CTTCTAATGGACAAGGATCTCAAGCTAAGAGGGCAGTGTTGAAGGCAAAG GCTAAGAAAAGGCTTTCCACAAATGAATCTCCTAAAAGTACGGACACTAGTTTGGGGCAAAGCAATTTGCAAACATCACACGAGACCTCTGATAAAGATGGGGGCAATTTTTCAGTTGAAAAAGACGGGACCCCTTCTGATAACTCCATTGCCCAAACAATTAGTGATACACAATTGAGCACAGAGAAAGATGTCTCCAGCACTATATCAGCTGAGGCAATAGCTGACGACATGGTTGAGCATGACGCTTACCATGTGGAAGCCCCTACAACTGTTATTGACGTGGATGCTGCCATATCAATTCCTAATGGTAATGAAAATGCTTCAGATGTTGCTGTACATATTCCTTCTTTGCCATCACCTGCAAAAGAAATTGAGGTTGTCACTGAAGTTCATCCGAGTGATGCTTGTCAAGATATCAAGTCAGGGGATGCAGATGTTCTTTCAACAATTGCTGAAGAGAATTCCCAATCTTTAGCTACTGATTCTCCTGTTAATGAAAAAGTTCAGTCAAACGACACTGATAAGATTGAAACTCTTGTCAGTCGAATGAAAAAACAGGAACATAAAGCTGATGGTTCTAAAGTACAGGACCAACTTGAGGAG GCTCAAGGACTGCTTAAAACTGCAGTTGTCACTGGACAGTCAAAAGAGGCAAGGTTAGCTCGG GCGTGTACTGGACTTTCATCCCGTCTTCAAGAATACAAATCTGAAAATGCACAACTGGAGGAACTTCTTGCTGCAGAG CGGGAATTGAGCAAGTCATATGAAGACCACATAAAGCAGCTGCAGCAAGATTTGTCTTCATGTAAGAAAGAGGTTTCAAAAGTAGAGTCAAATATGGCCGACGCTTTGGAAGCAAAGAATGCAGAAATTGAGGCACTcgtcaattctatggatggacttAAGAGACAGGCTACATTATCCGAGGGAAATTTGGCTTCATTGCAG GCGGACATGGAGTATATTAGGAGGAATAGGGAATTGACGGAGACGAGGATGATACAG GCTCTACGGGAAGAACTTGCCTCTGTAGAGCGAAGAGCAGAGGATGAGCGTGCTGCACATAATGCCACCAAAAAG GCAGCAATGGAACGTGAAGTGGAACTGGAACATAGAGCTATTGAAGCTTCCACTGCACTTGCTAGGACCCAG CGAATCGCAGACGAGAGAACAGCGAAGGCAACAGAACTTGAGCAGAAGGTTGCTCTGCTTGAG GTAGAGTGTGCATCTTTAAATCAAGAACTGCAAGAGACGGAGGCCCGAGCACGCCGTGGACAAAAAAAGTCCACTGAAGGGGCTAGTCAAGCAGTACAG GCATGGCAGGAAGAAGTGGAACGTGCGCGCCAAGGTCAGAGAGATGCTGAGAGCAAGCTTTCTTATTTGGAG GCTGAAGTACAAAAGATGAGGGTTGAAATGGCTGCCATGAAGAGGGATGCTGAGCATTATTCACGTCAT GAGCATATGGAGCTTGAGAAACGATACCGTGAACTAACAGATTTACTG TACTACAAGCAAACACAGTTGGAAGCCATGGCTAGTGAGAAGGCTGCAGCAGATTTTCAGTTGGAGAAGGAACTAAAGCGTCTGCAAGAAGCACAG GTAGATGCTGAAAGAAGTAAAGCTTCTCGTCgggtatcatcatcatcttgggAAGAAGACACTGAAATAAAGGCTCTTGA GCCTCTGCCCATGCATCACTGTCATATGGCCGGGGCAAGAATGCAG TTGCAGAAGGCTGCAAAATTATTGGACTCTGGGGCTGTCCGGGCCACAAGATTTCTTTGGCGGTATCCCACAGCTCGAGTCACCCTGCTTTTCTATCTG GTATTTGTGCATCTCTTCTTGATGTATCTGTTGCATCGTCTTCAG GAACAAGCGGAGGACAATTTTTCTGCTAGAGAAGTTGCAGAATCTATGGGTCTTGCCACCCCTACATTACCGTGA
- the LOC120004966 gene encoding golgin candidate 1-like isoform X1, protein MASWLKAAEDLFEVVDRRAKFVVNELSEEQSSTQSPASNGQGSQAKRAVLKAKAKKRLSTNESPKSTDTSLGQSNLQTSHETSDKDGGNFSVEKDGTPSDNSIAQTISDTQLSTEKDVSSTISAEAIADDMVEHDAYHVEAPTTVIDVDAAISIPNGNENASDVAVHIPSLPSPAKEIEVVTEVHPSDACQDIKSGDADVLSTIAEENSQSLATDSPVNEKVQSNDTDKIETLVSRMKKQEHKADGSKVQDQLEEAQGLLKTAVVTGQSKEARLARACTGLSSRLQEYKSENAQLEELLAAERELSKSYEDHIKQLQQDLSSCKKEVSKVESNMADALEAKNAEIEALVNSMDGLKRQATLSEGNLASLQADMEYIRRNRELTETRMIQALREELASVERRAEDERAAHNATKKAAMEREVELEHRAIEASTALARTQRIADERTAKATELEQKVALLEVECASLNQELQETEARARRGQKKSTEGASQAVQMQAWQEEVERARQGQRDAESKLSYLEAEVQKMRVEMAAMKRDAEHYSRHEHMELEKRYRELTDLLYYKQTQLEAMASEKAAADFQLEKELKRLQEAQVDAERSKASRRVSSSSWEEDTEIKALEPLPMHHCHMAGARMQLQKAAKLLDSGAVRATRFLWRYPTARVTLLFYLVFVHLFLMYLLHRLQEQAEDNFSAREVAESMGLATPTLP, encoded by the exons ATGGCTTCGTGGCTCAAAGCCGCAGAAG ATTTGTTTGAAGTGGTAGATCGAAGGGCAAAGTTTGTTGTTAACGAATTGTCAGAGGAGCAATCCAGTACTCAGTCACCAG CTTCTAATGGACAAGGATCTCAAGCTAAGAGGGCAGTGTTGAAGGCAAAG GCTAAGAAAAGGCTTTCCACAAATGAATCTCCTAAAAGTACGGACACTAGTTTGGGGCAAAGCAATTTGCAAACATCACACGAGACCTCTGATAAAGATGGGGGCAATTTTTCAGTTGAAAAAGACGGGACCCCTTCTGATAACTCCATTGCCCAAACAATTAGTGATACACAATTGAGCACAGAGAAAGATGTCTCCAGCACTATATCAGCTGAGGCAATAGCTGACGACATGGTTGAGCATGACGCTTACCATGTGGAAGCCCCTACAACTGTTATTGACGTGGATGCTGCCATATCAATTCCTAATGGTAATGAAAATGCTTCAGATGTTGCTGTACATATTCCTTCTTTGCCATCACCTGCAAAAGAAATTGAGGTTGTCACTGAAGTTCATCCGAGTGATGCTTGTCAAGATATCAAGTCAGGGGATGCAGATGTTCTTTCAACAATTGCTGAAGAGAATTCCCAATCTTTAGCTACTGATTCTCCTGTTAATGAAAAAGTTCAGTCAAACGACACTGATAAGATTGAAACTCTTGTCAGTCGAATGAAAAAACAGGAACATAAAGCTGATGGTTCTAAAGTACAGGACCAACTTGAGGAG GCTCAAGGACTGCTTAAAACTGCAGTTGTCACTGGACAGTCAAAAGAGGCAAGGTTAGCTCGG GCGTGTACTGGACTTTCATCCCGTCTTCAAGAATACAAATCTGAAAATGCACAACTGGAGGAACTTCTTGCTGCAGAG CGGGAATTGAGCAAGTCATATGAAGACCACATAAAGCAGCTGCAGCAAGATTTGTCTTCATGTAAGAAAGAGGTTTCAAAAGTAGAGTCAAATATGGCCGACGCTTTGGAAGCAAAGAATGCAGAAATTGAGGCACTcgtcaattctatggatggacttAAGAGACAGGCTACATTATCCGAGGGAAATTTGGCTTCATTGCAG GCGGACATGGAGTATATTAGGAGGAATAGGGAATTGACGGAGACGAGGATGATACAG GCTCTACGGGAAGAACTTGCCTCTGTAGAGCGAAGAGCAGAGGATGAGCGTGCTGCACATAATGCCACCAAAAAG GCAGCAATGGAACGTGAAGTGGAACTGGAACATAGAGCTATTGAAGCTTCCACTGCACTTGCTAGGACCCAG CGAATCGCAGACGAGAGAACAGCGAAGGCAACAGAACTTGAGCAGAAGGTTGCTCTGCTTGAG GTAGAGTGTGCATCTTTAAATCAAGAACTGCAAGAGACGGAGGCCCGAGCACGCCGTGGACAAAAAAAGTCCACTGAAGGGGCTAGTCAAGCAGTACAG ATGCAGGCATGGCAGGAAGAAGTGGAACGTGCGCGCCAAGGTCAGAGAGATGCTGAGAGCAAGCTTTCTTATTTGGAG GCTGAAGTACAAAAGATGAGGGTTGAAATGGCTGCCATGAAGAGGGATGCTGAGCATTATTCACGTCAT GAGCATATGGAGCTTGAGAAACGATACCGTGAACTAACAGATTTACTG TACTACAAGCAAACACAGTTGGAAGCCATGGCTAGTGAGAAGGCTGCAGCAGATTTTCAGTTGGAGAAGGAACTAAAGCGTCTGCAAGAAGCACAG GTAGATGCTGAAAGAAGTAAAGCTTCTCGTCgggtatcatcatcatcttgggAAGAAGACACTGAAATAAAGGCTCTTGA GCCTCTGCCCATGCATCACTGTCATATGGCCGGGGCAAGAATGCAG TTGCAGAAGGCTGCAAAATTATTGGACTCTGGGGCTGTCCGGGCCACAAGATTTCTTTGGCGGTATCCCACAGCTCGAGTCACCCTGCTTTTCTATCTG GTATTTGTGCATCTCTTCTTGATGTATCTGTTGCATCGTCTTCAG GAACAAGCGGAGGACAATTTTTCTGCTAGAGAAGTTGCAGAATCTATGGGTCTTGCCACCCCTACATTACCGTGA